In the Vitis vinifera cultivar Pinot Noir 40024 chromosome 2, ASM3070453v1 genome, one interval contains:
- the LOC132253226 gene encoding methanol O-anthraniloyltransferase-like, with amino-acid sequence MASSSSPLVFSVKRCAPEFVRPTNPTPREVKQLSDLDDQEGLRFQVPVIMFYPNNPLMKGKDPAKVIKEALGKALVYYYPFAGRLIEGDNRKLMVDCTGEGVLFIEADADTTLENLGDSIQPMCPCYEEILYDVPGSGEILGSPLILIQVTRLRCGGFIFALRLNHTMSDGPGLVQFLDAISEMAQGLSVPSLLPIWQRELLNARNPPRITRIHHEYEEVTNTRGTLMTMDENNLVHRSFFFGLKEIRALRNRLPASLGACSTFEVLIAYVWRCRTIAFAVDPDEVVRISCLINMRGKRGFDLPPGYYGNAFVYPASITKAGMLCKNPLEYAIRLLKKAKAEMSQEYVKSVADLMVIKGRPSFTQPGNYLISDLTRAGFGEIDFGWGKPVYGGIARALSNISFCMRFRNSKGEEGNVIPICLPPPVMERFEQELKRMTKEEEPVRLITSML; translated from the exons atggcatcatCATCGTCTCCTCTAGTATTCTCCGTTAAACGGTGTGCTCCAGAGTTTGTTCGGCCTACAAACCCTACCCCACGAGAGGTGAAGCAGCTTTCTGATTTAGATGATCAAGAAGGCCTTCGCTTTCAAGTTCCTGTGATAATGTTTTACCCAAACAATCCTTTAATGAAAGGAAAAGACCCTGCAAAGGTCATTAAAGAAGCTCTAGGTAAGGCGCTTGTATACTACTACCCATTTGCAGGTAGGCTGATTGAAGGGGATAATAGAAAACTCATGGTGGACTGCACCGGTGAAGGGGTCTTGTTCATTGAAGCCGATGCCGATaccacacttgagaatcttgGTGATTCAATTCAACCAATGTGCCCCTGCTACGAGGAGATTCTGTATGATGTCCCTGGCTCCGGGGAAATTCTTGGTTCCCCTCTTATCTTAATTCAg GTGACCCGATTGAGGTGTGGAGGATTTATATTTGCATTGCGCCTAAACCACACAATGAGTGATGGTCCTGGCTTGGTCCAATTCCTCGACGCCATAAGCGAGATGGCTCAAGGTCTGTCTGTGCCATCTCTGCTGCCCATATGGCAAAGAGAGCTGTTAAATGCCCGAAATCCGCCACGAATTACCCGTATACATCATGAATACGAGGAGGTAACCAATACCAGGGGCACACTAATGACCATGGACGAAAATAATTTGGTTCATCGATCATTCTTCTTTGGCCTCAAGGAGATAAGAGCACTTAGGAACCGACTTCCTGCAAGCCTCGGTGCCTGCTCGACGTTTGAGGTTCTAATAGCGTATGTATGGAGATGCCGCACAATTGCATTTGCAGTAGACCCTGATGAGGTTGTTCGCATTTCATGCTTAATCAATATGCGAGGCAAGCGCGGTTTCGATCTGCCTCCAGGATACTATGGAAATGCTTTTGTTTATCCAGCTTCAATTACTAAGGCTGGAATGCTATGTAAAAACCCATTGGAATATGCGATAAGGTTACTGAAGAAAGCCAAGGCGGAAATGAGCCAAGAGTATGTAAAATCAGTGGCAGATCTTATGGTCATCAAGGGCCGTCCCTCATTTACGCAGCCGGGGAACTATCTTATTTCAGATCTCACACGTGCCGGGTTTGGAGAGATCGACTTCGGGTGGGGAAAGCCAGTCTATGGTGGGATTGCTAGGGCTTTATCTAATATTAGCTTCTGTATGCGGTTCAGGAAC